The following coding sequences are from one Salinicoccus sp. Bachu38 window:
- a CDS encoding DUF262 domain-containing protein: MAENTISSSHKSISELITSTNNTYIVPDFQREFVWGKEEIESLFEDFKEDSSDFTKETKDLTGYLLGNIVLIGNGKEKVVIDGQQRLTTLTLLFKALEIYAKDKVSGDTQYKDQWYNYSANLKKGYSVTSDLGEFLTLRIQHDDSLAFGDFYRRLMRDNYEKDEEPERVSDRNIYTVYQRINELLEEMSELEVIRLINYLSDNVFLIRTLAPNESKAFQLFEVLNDRGRSLEPLDLIKNMFLKILTKDEENESLKQEFLENWSQFNKNLELPAKRDKRKNKLSSSKFLSNFILAYDGENKKKSALFEYFKSKQHSITKEELLNLSKKLKDVSEVYAHIELKEYNYFMKDQTGNHYQLRILFDILGVEQAKAMLMPFYFIKSNEDKIKLVDAINRFIASILFSFTQTNRVEAFIPRMVKKYSEVQRLKEPIDELISFIDDEISIYSNTIREILPTKRLENRNGKTHSKATSLYRFLEAYFCNSVEAIYPTQGKKYSIEHIMSQKLAIEDYNSLGFQDQEEFSQNLNRVGNLTLIYTTDNSSLGNKSFKEKSPHYKNDVNFYITKKLATDLTTEVKNGVDTKLINKINENLPTYYTDGMVNFTKKQIDDRSNVISNILANIIENKV; encoded by the coding sequence ATGGCTGAAAATACAATATCATCTTCCCACAAAAGTATTTCTGAACTTATTACAAGTACAAATAACACTTATATAGTTCCTGATTTTCAAAGAGAATTTGTGTGGGGGAAAGAAGAAATAGAATCATTGTTTGAAGATTTTAAAGAAGATTCCTCTGATTTTACTAAAGAAACAAAAGATCTTACTGGATATTTACTTGGCAATATTGTACTAATTGGGAATGGCAAAGAGAAAGTAGTTATAGATGGACAACAAAGATTGACTACCCTCACTCTTTTATTCAAAGCTTTAGAAATCTATGCCAAAGATAAAGTGAGTGGAGATACACAGTATAAAGATCAATGGTACAACTATAGTGCTAACTTAAAAAAAGGTTATTCTGTAACTAGCGATCTAGGGGAATTTCTTACGTTAAGAATTCAACACGATGATTCTTTGGCTTTTGGTGATTTTTACAGACGATTGATGAGAGATAATTACGAAAAAGACGAAGAACCTGAAAGAGTATCAGATCGCAATATTTACACTGTATACCAAAGAATCAATGAATTGCTAGAAGAAATGTCTGAATTGGAAGTGATTCGTCTAATAAATTATTTAAGTGACAATGTCTTTTTGATACGCACACTAGCTCCTAATGAAAGTAAAGCTTTTCAATTATTTGAAGTTTTAAATGACCGTGGTCGATCATTAGAACCCTTAGATCTTATAAAAAATATGTTTCTTAAAATACTGACAAAAGATGAAGAAAATGAATCATTAAAACAAGAATTCTTGGAAAACTGGAGTCAGTTCAACAAAAACTTAGAGTTGCCGGCTAAAAGAGACAAAAGAAAAAACAAACTCTCTTCTTCAAAGTTTCTTTCCAACTTTATCCTTGCCTACGATGGAGAAAATAAAAAGAAAAGCGCTCTATTTGAATACTTTAAGTCAAAACAACATAGTATTACTAAAGAAGAACTTTTAAATCTCTCCAAAAAATTGAAAGATGTTTCTGAGGTGTATGCTCATATAGAGTTGAAGGAATATAATTATTTTATGAAAGATCAAACTGGCAATCATTATCAACTTAGAATCCTTTTCGACATACTAGGAGTTGAACAGGCGAAAGCAATGCTAATGCCTTTTTATTTCATCAAAAGCAATGAAGATAAAATAAAATTAGTAGACGCTATCAATAGATTTATAGCTTCCATACTATTCAGTTTTACACAAACTAACAGGGTGGAGGCCTTCATACCACGTATGGTTAAAAAATACTCAGAAGTTCAAAGGCTAAAAGAACCTATTGATGAGCTAATAAGTTTCATTGACGATGAGATAAGTATTTATTCAAACACTATAAGAGAAATCCTTCCTACCAAAAGACTTGAAAACAGGAATGGTAAGACACACTCAAAAGCGACATCCCTCTATAGATTTTTAGAGGCCTATTTTTGTAATAGTGTGGAGGCTATATATCCTACTCAAGGCAAGAAGTATAGTATTGAGCACATTATGTCACAGAAGTTAGCAATTGAAGATTATAATTCTCTTGGATTCCAAGACCAAGAAGAGTTTTCTCAAAATCTTAATAGAGTTGGGAATCTTACATTAATTTACACTACAGATAATTCCTCTTTAGGGAATAAATCATTTAAAGAGAAAAGCCCTCATTATAAGAATGATGTGAATTTCTATATCACGAAAAAATTGGCAACTGACTTAACTACTGAAGTGAAAAACGGCGTAGACACTAAGCTTATAAATAAAATCAATGAAAATTTGCCCACTTATTATACAGATGGGATGGTTAATTTCACTAAAAAACAAATTGATGATCGCTCAAATGTTATTTCGAATATATTAGCTAATATTATAGAAAACAAAGTTTGA
- a CDS encoding MalY/PatB family protein: MDIKDFVDTYYVERKNTNSTKWDLLEERFGDPDLLPIWVADMEFKAPDSVIDALTERVQHGAYGYSFIPDEYYATYSRWMEDSFGYKVEKEWCRPATGVVSALYWFMNCYTEEGDAVIITPPVYYPFFNVIRELDRTLVTADMTENDGRFELDFDLFEQKIEENDVKLFILCSPHNPAGRVWTESELERMLAICEKYDVLVIADEIHQDFAYGEHKHTPAPLVADGKYTDRIVLVNAASKSFNLPGLLHANIVIENDSLRQQFDDYAGQHIKSEKNILGHLATQAAYEGGGEWLDGLKNVILSNYAYVKETLGVHIPEAKVMKLEGTYLPMIDLRGFLAPEDTKEFVQEKCKLAVDYGEWFGEGYEGYIRLNLATHPKFVKEAVDRMVEEYKKLK; the protein is encoded by the coding sequence TTGGATATAAAGGATTTTGTCGATACATATTATGTGGAGCGTAAGAATACGAACTCCACAAAGTGGGATCTCCTCGAGGAGCGGTTCGGGGATCCGGACCTGCTGCCGATCTGGGTCGCCGACATGGAATTCAAGGCACCGGACAGCGTGATCGATGCACTCACCGAGCGCGTCCAGCACGGCGCATACGGCTATTCATTCATCCCGGACGAATATTACGCGACATACTCCAGATGGATGGAGGACAGTTTCGGCTACAAGGTTGAGAAGGAGTGGTGCCGCCCGGCGACAGGCGTCGTATCGGCACTCTACTGGTTCATGAACTGCTACACGGAGGAAGGGGATGCGGTCATCATCACGCCGCCCGTCTACTACCCGTTCTTCAATGTCATCCGGGAACTCGACCGCACGCTCGTCACTGCGGATATGACTGAGAATGACGGCCGCTTCGAACTCGACTTCGACCTGTTCGAACAGAAGATTGAGGAAAATGATGTGAAGCTCTTCATCCTGTGCTCACCGCACAATCCGGCCGGCCGTGTATGGACGGAGTCGGAACTCGAACGCATGCTCGCCATCTGCGAAAAGTATGACGTCCTCGTGATTGCGGACGAGATCCACCAGGACTTCGCCTATGGTGAACACAAGCATACACCGGCACCGCTTGTGGCAGACGGCAAGTACACCGACCGTATCGTGCTCGTGAACGCCGCTTCCAAATCATTCAACCTGCCGGGCCTGCTCCATGCCAACATCGTCATCGAAAACGATTCGTTGCGCCAGCAGTTCGACGACTATGCCGGCCAGCACATCAAGAGCGAGAAGAACATCCTCGGCCACCTTGCCACACAGGCGGCCTATGAGGGCGGTGGCGAATGGCTCGACGGGTTGAAGAATGTCATCCTGTCGAACTACGCCTACGTAAAGGAGACACTCGGGGTGCATATACCCGAAGCGAAAGTGATGAAGCTCGAAGGCACCTACCTACCGATGATCGACCTGCGCGGCTTCCTCGCCCCTGAAGATACGAAGGAATTCGTCCAAGAGAAGTGCAAGCTCGCCGTCGACTATGGCGAGTGGTTCGGCGAAGGCTATGAAGGCTACATCCGCCTGAACCTCGCGACGCATCCGAAGTTCGTCAAAGAGGCGGTGGACCGCATGGTCGAGGAATACAAGAA
- a CDS encoding DUF2075 domain-containing protein, giving the protein MNELNLEYISLNKREIDVLKSMDYNNYPIVYILHSNKKKKSVYIGQTVQMRNRMKAHLKDEKKKGMDSVLLIAHKMFNQSATYNIETNLINYFIADNKYILKNVSQTTKAVTHNYYDKYKYDDEIFSELWERLRADKLADHTLEYLQNKDVFKLSPYKELSESQVELKEEIIDFCKHHISTDDRSVFLVKGDAGTGKSVVLSSTFNAIQDLSKDEDSPLKGTKNYLLVNHNEMIKTYESISESLPNLKKKNFMKPTSFINQMDKTGEAADITFVDEAHLLLSRSDKYNSYSGENQLRDISLRSKVTIVVFDERQFLKLKSHWSGNLLEEMTDGAFTQNYELTDQFRIQADQEVVDWIDAFVDKKVKPFPRLTGDYELKFFDSAAEMFEAIQEKDDEHQLSRVVATFDYEHKKDGEEYYVEEPGFKGVWNRTHYKETWAEHPETVREVGSIYTIQGFDLNYVGVILGPSVSYDEEKQELKLLPQKYKDKEAFRTSSEAKVQYNVEEMKEKIILNSINVLMKRGVKGLYLYASDEKLQTVLKEKYQGGQGNG; this is encoded by the coding sequence ATGAACGAATTAAATCTAGAGTATATAAGTTTAAACAAGAGAGAGATAGACGTATTAAAAAGCATGGATTACAACAACTATCCGATCGTCTATATCCTACATAGCAATAAGAAGAAAAAGAGTGTCTATATCGGACAGACGGTACAGATGAGGAATCGGATGAAGGCACATCTCAAAGACGAAAAGAAGAAGGGGATGGACAGTGTCCTCCTGATTGCCCATAAAATGTTCAACCAGTCGGCTACGTATAATATAGAGACGAACCTGATCAACTATTTCATCGCCGACAATAAATATATATTGAAAAATGTGAGCCAGACGACGAAGGCTGTCACTCATAACTATTATGACAAATACAAGTATGATGACGAGATCTTCAGTGAACTGTGGGAGAGGTTGCGGGCAGATAAACTGGCAGATCACACGCTTGAATATCTTCAGAACAAGGATGTATTCAAACTCTCCCCCTATAAAGAACTGTCGGAATCACAAGTGGAATTGAAAGAGGAGATAATCGATTTTTGTAAACATCACATTAGTACGGATGATCGCTCGGTATTTCTCGTGAAGGGAGATGCAGGAACGGGCAAGAGTGTGGTCCTGAGTTCGACTTTCAATGCAATACAGGACTTGAGCAAGGATGAAGACTCTCCATTGAAGGGGACGAAAAATTATCTGCTCGTCAACCATAATGAGATGATTAAGACCTACGAATCCATTTCGGAAAGTCTACCGAATTTGAAGAAGAAGAACTTCATGAAGCCGACGTCATTCATAAACCAGATGGATAAGACTGGAGAGGCCGCAGATATCACTTTTGTTGATGAAGCACATTTGCTCCTTTCAAGAAGCGATAAATACAATAGCTACTCCGGAGAAAACCAGCTACGGGATATCAGCTTGAGAAGCAAAGTGACGATTGTCGTTTTTGATGAAAGACAGTTCCTCAAACTGAAGAGCCACTGGTCCGGCAATCTCCTGGAGGAAATGACGGATGGGGCATTCACGCAAAATTATGAGCTTACTGATCAGTTCAGGATACAGGCAGACCAGGAAGTGGTCGACTGGATTGATGCCTTCGTCGATAAGAAGGTCAAACCGTTCCCTAGATTAACTGGAGATTATGAGCTGAAATTCTTTGACAGTGCGGCAGAAATGTTTGAGGCCATCCAGGAAAAAGATGATGAACATCAGCTTTCAAGGGTCGTCGCCACCTTCGACTATGAACATAAGAAGGATGGCGAGGAATATTATGTTGAAGAACCCGGATTCAAAGGTGTGTGGAACAGGACGCATTACAAGGAAACGTGGGCAGAGCACCCTGAGACAGTAAGGGAAGTGGGATCCATATATACGATCCAGGGGTTCGACCTCAACTATGTCGGAGTCATTCTCGGACCATCGGTCTCATATGATGAAGAAAAGCAGGAGTTGAAACTTCTTCCTCAGAAGTATAAGGATAAAGAAGCCTTCAGGACCTCTTCTGAAGCCAAGGTGCAATATAATGTGGAAGAAATGAAGGAAAAGATCATATTGAATTCAATCAATGTATTGATGAAACGGGGAGTCAAAGGACTCTATCTCTATGCAAGCGATGAGAAGCTCCAGACAGTGTTGAAAGAGAAATATCAAGGGGGACAAGGAAATGGATGA
- a CDS encoding ornithine cyclodeaminase family protein, producing the protein MITLTDEQIEKEYHMHHAIEDVKNVLQDLKDDAIIQAPRTVLPVDDNSSMLYMPCISTASKISIIKTVSIFPVNKDLPTTQGNLLVTDLTKGEHKATMDASYLTRLRTGAMTAIATERFARKDAKTLGAIGTGNMAFEQVLGVIEVRDIERIVLYNRTKEKAEAFKERLEAFGIKADIEVVDNASDVVAQSDILNCATQSKEPVFDGNDIKSGTHINGVGSFKPVMKEMDETTIKRANQIYADDLESVKEEAGELIHAVDAGIIIWDDIKGELVDIFEQDYLRQDDAEITLYKCVGAGYFDLAVAGGVMKMFAD; encoded by the coding sequence ATGATTACACTGACCGATGAACAGATTGAAAAAGAGTACCACATGCATCACGCAATAGAGGACGTCAAAAATGTCCTGCAGGATCTGAAGGATGACGCGATCATCCAGGCACCACGCACCGTACTTCCGGTGGATGACAACAGCTCGATGCTGTACATGCCATGCATCAGCACGGCATCGAAGATTTCCATCATCAAGACCGTCTCCATCTTCCCGGTGAATAAAGACCTCCCGACGACACAGGGGAACCTGCTCGTCACGGACCTGACGAAGGGTGAGCACAAGGCGACGATGGATGCGTCATACCTTACACGCCTCCGCACCGGTGCCATGACCGCCATCGCCACGGAAAGGTTTGCCCGGAAGGATGCGAAGACGCTCGGTGCCATCGGGACGGGCAACATGGCCTTCGAGCAGGTACTCGGCGTCATTGAAGTGCGGGATATCGAAAGGATCGTGCTCTACAACCGTACGAAGGAGAAAGCAGAAGCGTTCAAAGAGAGGCTCGAGGCATTCGGCATCAAGGCGGACATCGAGGTCGTGGACAATGCATCAGATGTCGTTGCACAGAGCGACATCCTCAACTGTGCCACCCAGTCCAAGGAGCCGGTATTCGACGGCAATGATATCAAATCTGGCACACACATCAACGGCGTCGGTTCCTTCAAGCCGGTGATGAAGGAAATGGACGAAACGACGATCAAAAGAGCCAATCAGATCTATGCCGACGATCTCGAATCCGTCAAGGAGGAAGCTGGAGAGCTGATCCATGCGGTGGATGCAGGCATCATCATTTGGGACGACATCAAAGGCGAACTCGTCGATATATTCGAGCAGGACTACCTCAGGCAGGATGATGCGGAGATCACCCTATACAAATGTGTAGGAGCGGGATACTTCGACCTGGCCGTTGCCGGCGGCGTCATGAAGATGTTTGCGGATTAA